One genomic region from Eriocheir sinensis breed Jianghai 21 unplaced genomic scaffold, ASM2467909v1 Scaffold1726, whole genome shotgun sequence encodes:
- the LOC126990541 gene encoding uncharacterized protein LOC126990541 — protein MHVLFRKDDGLCVGNMAALQLLWMCRRYNYAPVVATGCFIFSWAALFDVNLPSIITCLVNKCGVMARGIAVTCELPHHLSLFPDRYDQTPRHLAAMFGHKSTEQLLALHEAHKLPCRAGTTADQASRNYDAYLQRYEKLGCKERDSLSPIDHHDPERVTCKLMEAIGVQELWEKASDIRVDFSGGEALEVKAAVMKELQFIVKKIGEEESLYKSNLRLVGSSEDGSKIYCPDEFDVNLVITRKDVEVEVEKTPEEQEASKGKYKLVLAHAPGLEGNIVMDKLFLLLQKCLVKHTLQDKRLSFVPPCLSSTQVGVALDLAWQGKEYPLLLVGVDLVPVLELPWHDAITKPKLMKDKPKTFHVSNTADGSWRCSFALSEAAVLKGLSDIQRRVFVMGKVLLSCLKAEPWMPQDMKHHCTWFVNREWKISTPSGFCFKNAFLGWLRDQPAEQHVTREEEVQFCAKALIAIFRQLCAVPTEERGNLSPGKIPAHFGGDFEGVKVGEGAHLIVRCLEEHLEKKPGKHEDADMNEETRMLWIWFARILQNARVRLVE, from the coding sequence ATGCATGTTTTGTTTAGGAAAGATGACGGACTATGTGTAGGAAATATGGCAGCGCTCCAGTTATTGTGGATGTGTAGGAGATATAACTACGCCCCCGTCGTGGCGACAGGTTGCTTTATTTTCTCTTGGGCTGCCTTATTTGATGTAAATTTGCCGTCAATAATAACTTGCCTAGTTAACAAGTGTGGCGTCATGGCGCGAGGTATCGCGGTGACCTGTGAGCTCCCCCATCATTTGTCTCTATTCCCTGACAGGTACGACCAGACGCCCCGCCACCTGGCAGCCATGTTCGGCCACAAGAGCACCGAGCAGCTGCTGGCACTACACGAGGCGCATAAACTCCCCTGCCGTGCGGGCACCACCGCCGACCAGGCAAGCCGCAACTATGACGCCTACCTCCAGAGATACGAGAAGCTTGGCTGCAAGGAACGCGACTCCCTGTCGCCTATTGACCACCACGACCCAGAGCGAGTCACGTGCAAGCTCATGGAGGCCATCGGAGTCCAGGAGCTGTGGGAGAAGGCAAGTGATATCCGTGTTGATTTTTCAGGTGGCGAGGCCCTCGAGGTGAAGGCGGCAGTGATGAAGGAGCTGCAGTTCATCGTCAAGAagattggagaggaagaaagccTATACAAGAGTAACCTTAGGCTGGTGGGCAGCTCAGAAGATGGGTCAAAAATATACTGCCCCGACGAGTTCGACGTCAACCTTGTTATTACAAGGAAAGACGTCGAAGTCGAGGTGGAAAAGACACCGGAAGAACAGGAAGCATCAAAAGGTAAGTATAAATTGGTACTGGCCCACGCGCCAGGTCTTGAAGGAAACATTGTGATGGACAAGCTGTTCCTTCTCCTGCAGAAGTGTCTCGTAAAGCACACACTGCAGGACAAAAGGCTGAGCTTCGTTCCGCCCTGCCTGAGCAGCACGCAGGTGGGCGTGGCCCTCGACCTGGCCTGGCAGGGGAAGGAGTATCCCCTCCTCCTGGTCGGTGTAGACCTCGTGCCCGTACTGGAGCTGCCATGGCATGACGCAATAACAAAACCAAAGCTCATGAAAGACAAACCCAAAACATTCCATGTCAGCAATACTGCTGACGGGTCGTGGCGATGCAGTTTTGCCCTGTCAGAGGCAGCGGTGCTGAAAGGATTGTCCGACATCCAACGGCGTGTGTTCGTAATGGGGAAGGTTCTGCTTTCCTGCCTCAAGGCCGAGCCGTGGATGCCACAGGACATGAAGCACCACTGCACCTGGTTTGTTAACAGGGAGTGGAAAATCAGTACCCCAAGTGGCTTCTGCTTCAAGAACGCTTTCCTTGGGTGGCTGAGGGATCAGCCAGCAGAACAACACGTcaccagggaggaggaggttcagtTTTGCGCGAAGGCACTGATAGCCATTTTTAGGCAGTTGTGTGCTGTTCCCACGGAAGAGCGTGGCAATCTGTCGCCAGGCAAGATCCCTGCACACTTTGGAGGAGACTTCGAAGGCGTGAAAGTTGGAGAAGGCGCTCATCTCATCGTGCGCTGCCTGGAGGAACACTTGGAAAAGAAGCCAGGAAAGCATGAAGACGCTGATATGAATGAAGAAACTAGAATGCTTTGGATTTGGTTTGCAAGGATTTTGCAGAATGCAAGGGTTCGTTTGGTTGAATAG